In Gammaproteobacteria bacterium, a single window of DNA contains:
- a CDS encoding transposase produces MDTNSLDPVSPARGRSRYRHHSQEFKRVVVEETFRPGALSVARIARHHGINANQVFKWRSSTAQSHSRLRLHIMHVLRATVHCSSSVRVAGCISKGNRMSTLRVVLEQLLR; encoded by the coding sequence ATGGACACAAATTCGCTTGATCCTGTTTCACCTGCGCGGGGTCGCAGTCGGTATCGGCATCATTCTCAGGAATTCAAACGTGTCGTCGTCGAGGAGACCTTTCGTCCGGGAGCCTTGTCGGTCGCGCGGATTGCCCGTCATCATGGCATCAATGCCAACCAGGTGTTCAAGTGGAGATCGTCCACAGCGCAGTCACACAGCCGTCTGCGACTGCACATCATGCACGTGCTCAGGGCAACGGTTCACTGCTCATCGAGTGTTCGCGTGGCCGGCTGCATATCGAAGGGCAACCGCATGTCGACACTGCGCGTGGTACTCGAGCAGTTGCTGCGATGA